The window CGCTTCACGTAAATCACCGGCAGTTGGCAGATTGACCGTCTCAGCCAGATCGGTTACCGCATTAGCAGCCGCCAGTTGATCTACTGAAACCTTATTTGTCTCATGTGTCACACCAGTAGACGGTGCGACTGGCTGAGAGGCCGAGACTGAGCCCTGCTGACTAGCGACGCCACCTGTCTGATAACTTAGTGCCAGAAATGAAATAACTAATAGAAAGATTCCGCCATACGCCGATATTGCGCTTAGCTTGAGTTTTTTGCCCCGATGGGCAGATGCTTGGTTACGAATAACGCTTCTCCCGTGTCAATGTCTCCATCAACGCTGACTACCGTACTGAGTCTTTCTTCTCGCACAAGAACAGGATGCATTGTCGACCTAATAATTAGTTGATATTGCTAAACGATTAGTTTTCCGCATCCGTGCGACCGTTCTGGTAGGCCCGCGCGCTTACACGGCGTATACCCTGTATGAACGCAAGCTTATTTCCATTATACGCGATCCTCTCATAATTTGTCAATGCTTTACCCTGTAATACACCTCACCCTTTAGCATATACACCAGCCCAACAACAAAGCTCAAAATGACTGCATATGGCAGCACCGCAGACATCGCCATCATTACAGCAAAGAGAATGGTAGCACGAACAATATACAAAAGTGTTATGACAAACATGAACGCACATATGAGTGCGAACGGCACTCGCACCATCAAGGTCACGCCAATCTTGCGATAACGCAGGCCCCGCTCCTGCTTAATTTTCTCCGCCTCAGATAGCTGGTCGGCTGGACGTGGCTGCCAATATGATACCCCCTCAGGTGTTATGATAATCTTCCATAGCCACAGTGAACCAATAGTCGTACACGCCACCATAAACAAGATAGCCGGGAGCGAGTTATTAAAGGCCAGTGTAGCACTAAATATCGCACGGGTAGCTTCTCGAAGCGCTGAGCTAAATGGGCCAACCTGAAAGACATAAAATTGTGCTAACACAATAAATTGCACCACCGGATACACCACAGTCATAGCGAGCGCAGCGATTCGTTGTCGGTACTGGTCAGTTCGACGGGACTGCTTCAAGACAATGAGACCTTGAACGAGGAGTGATGCGATAGCTACGCCAATGACAGTCAGTACTAACGGCATATCCTGAAGGTTTCGAAAGAATAGCGGCAGCTGACCTATGAACACCCCTGCTGAACAAACAAGTATTGCCGCCTCGATAATAATGACCGCCTCACATCGAATGTTACGCTCTGGTGAAGATGCAGCTTGTTTCTTGGGTTTATTCTTTATGGCCGTCGTCTTTGTCATTCGAGGATTTTCCCCTTTCTTTTTGAAGTATCCTACTGTCTATTATACCAGAGTATTTTTCGTTTTGACGTCAACAAAAATAGCTCGCTATCAAAACTGAGCGAGCTACTGCAAATTCAAACGGGATAACTATCCTTATAAGTATTGGTGACCCTACAAATATAAATGTGGAACTCCTTTTTCGCGATTTGTTTGCGCTGCGGGATCGCTTCAAGGAGCTGGGCATGGTTATTAAAAATGGCGAGGTGTATTTGCCGGATTTGGAGGAGCGTGATGTTTAATTTGCGAAAATCAGGCTCAAATCTCTATGACCAAAATACTTTCGACGACCAATTTATGCGCGATTTACGAAAAGGCCGAAAAAGCATTATCATCGAAAGTCCGTTTCTCAGAACTGTCCGAGTCGAAAAATTTATTCCAATATTCCACCGACTCAAAAAGCGTGGCGTTGCAATATTACTTAACACCAAACCACTTGAAGAACACGACGAAATATACAAACTACAAGCCCAAAAATCTCTGAATTTACTACAATCAGCAGGCGTCGAAGTGCTTTTTACAGTCAAGCATCACCGCAAATTAGCCATCATCGACAGAGAAATTATTTACGAAGGTAGCCTAAATATTCTCTCATATCGCGACAGTTGTGAGATAATGAGAAGGACGGCATCCGCGCTGGAGGCGGAGATGTTGATAGATTTTATCGGCTTAAATAAATTTATGGAGGTGAAATAATCATGAACGACGAGGATACAATCAAGGATCTTCATCTATACGAAGACGAAGAAACGATTCAGAAAACGATCCACTACCTGGAGCTTCACGACCCAGACAATGCCAATCGCGAATACGCGGTCGGATTTCTGAAATTCATGCAGCGATTTGCGCATGTCGCTAGCAGGAGTGAGGACTTTGATCTTGAGGGGTTTTTGAAGAAGTACAAGAAACAGGACAGTGCCTCTTAATAGACTTCAACGCGGCGGTGCTAAAAAGTTACACCCAGTAATGTGCCGTGCTCGTCTTTGTCGTTAAACCTTGCGATAATGTATTTGTTAAGGTTATCGGTAAATTCTTCCGGTAGAGAGTCATACGGCATATACCCAGAATTCATGGAGCAAATATACTGAAAGTCTAACGACTCGGCTTTGCTACTAGAAATTTCTAGAGCTTTTGCTACCTGTCTAGGATCTACGTCTGCAAATATTTTTGAATCGTGGAATAAGGGAAATTCTCTGTGACGTATAGTAGACCAATATTCAGCTAGCATAAGATCGTAGCAGAACACCTTCATACTACTAACGCCGTCGCTGCCAGCTTTTTTAATATCAATTTTAAACTTATAGCCTTCTTTATCTACATCGATAGAGAGTGTCCCGGGCTGTTCGTACAAAAATCGAGAGTTTGAATTAAATAAACGTATAGCTGTTGATATTAGCGGCTGGTCTCCGTTATATTCCTGCCACATCTTTGATATAACATCGCTAATCTCTATTCGTATGTCATCAATCCTTGACTTAATCTCCGTGAGTCGAGAAATTCTGCTCTCTATGTCTGCTATCTTGGCCTTGCTTTTGTTGACTTCATCTTGAAGTTTTGTATATTCATCAAGAGCTCCATGTGTCTTTAGTATATTCAAATAGCCAGCTCTCTCATTTGAGAGTTTTTCCATTTTGTTATCCAAAGCTCTGTTTTTTGTTACATATAGCTCGATCTCGCTTTCTAGATAATTTTTCCTGTTAAGTACTACGTCTCTGTGAAAATTAATCACCTCATCGAGTGTGCGTAGAGAGGATTTTTCAAAGACGGCGCCCGCTGCTTCGTATATTTGCTCTATTTTTATATCATCACCGTTTTCATTTTTTAAACTGTCTTTGTATCTCTCTACTATTTGAGAGTTTATAGTGATTTCATTGATAATATCGTGGATTTCTTTAGTTAAAGTGTCTGCTTTAGCCTGTATATCTCT is drawn from Candidatus Saccharibacteria bacterium oral taxon 488 and contains these coding sequences:
- a CDS encoding DUF2326 domain-containing protein, translated to MKLVKLSANKSSFKTIQFRRGFNIIIADRDQDSSDKHSTNGLGKTLLLEIVNYCLGGKPSKTLKKEEMKDWVFSLTIEIDGEEVVLKRAVNDHKKYIVALGVEDISADEVCLTLGEKLFGVSVREVKDKSNHPTYRTLASYFMRTDDGAFSDPFLCFARQKALSRDNNTAFLLGLNWQLSVKFSQLKSEFKKLDSANKAIETGAFDAFGGTVGDLNSEKIDVELQLAEKMKRLENFQVHEDYRDIQAKADTLTKEIHDIINEITINSQIVERYKDSLKNENGDDIKIEQIYEAAGAVFEKSSLRTLDEVINFHRDVVLNRKNYLESEIELYVTKNRALDNKMEKLSNERAGYLNILKTHGALDEYTKLQDEVNKSKAKIADIESRISRLTEIKSRIDDIRIEISDVISKMWQEYNGDQPLISTAIRLFNSNSRFLYEQPGTLSIDVDKEGYKFKIDIKKAGSDGVSSMKVFCYDLMLAEYWSTIRHREFPLFHDSKIFADVDPRQVAKALEISSSKAESLDFQYICSMNSGYMPYDSLPEEFTDNLNKYIIARFNDKDEHGTLLGVTF